In Zingiber officinale cultivar Zhangliang chromosome 6A, Zo_v1.1, whole genome shotgun sequence, a single genomic region encodes these proteins:
- the LOC121996550 gene encoding protein trichome birefringence-like 28, protein MMPLRKLPLLAAEMVDLKHRSSSDAGRGSGRKISRYSAFVVISTVLLLFTFMQNDDATLVAQYPSGNRAKSPEEFSTIETIEKEIKEEEEGDKLTQKTTVLVDVVVDVRVAESPSAPPEKKDHAVLEVDSQIVVAKEVFQEQGAREEKLPPEKEEQRRTFLDVLESCDLFDGRWVYDDVNYPLYKESECTFLTEQVTCLRNGRRDDGFQKWRWQPNHCALPRFEAKLFAERLRGKRLMFVGDSLNRNQWESMICLVQSIATWNKKSLTKNGSLNIFRLEDYNATVEFYWAPFLVESNSDDPQIHSIQKRIIMPKSIDKHGEHWKNVDYLIFNSYIWWLNTPAMKVLRGSFEKGSKKYVEVDRPVAYRRVMNTWAKWVQNNVNPNRTMAFFMSMSPNHINSMDWENPKGIKCALETEPVANRTRPLEVGTDWRLYAEAENVIRRLRRKKVPVRFVKITAMSEYRTEAHTSVHTLRQGKLLTAEQQADPANFADCIHWCLPGLPDTWNELLHALIAASPSPHS, encoded by the exons ATGATGCCTCTCCGGAAACTGCCTCTTTTAGCGGCGGAGATGGTGGACTTGAAGCACCGATCCTCGTCCGACGCCGGCAGAGGCAGTGGCCGGAAGATAAGTAGGTACTCTGCTTTTGTCGTCATCTCGACGGTGCTGCTCCTGTTCACGTTCATGCAGAACGACGATGCGACGTTGGTCGCTCAGTATCCTTCCGGCAACAGAGCTAAGTCGCCGGAGGAATTCTCCACAATTGAGACCATAGAGAAGGAgattaaggaggaagaagaaggagacaaaCTAACCCAAAAAACTACAGTGCTCGTTGACGTTGTGGTCGACGTTCGGGTGGCCGAATCACCGTCAGCCCCCCCGGAAAAGAAGGATCACGCCGTGCTCGAAGTCGACTCTCAGATTGTCGTCGCAAAAGAAGTATTTCAAGAACAAGGAGCGCGCGAAGAAAAGCTGCCGCCGGAGAAGGAGGAGCAGCGGCGAACATTTCTCGATGTGCTGGAAAGCTGTGACCTGTTCGACGGCCGGTGGGTCTACGACGACGTCAACTATCCGTTATATAAGGAATCGGAGTGTACGTTCTTGACTGAGCAAGTGACGTGCTTGCGGAACGGCCGGAGAGACGACGGCTTCCAGAAATGGCGTTGGCAGCCCAACCACTGCGCTCTGCCAAG GTTCGAAGCAAAGCTTTTCGCCGAGCGGCTGCGCGGGAAACGTCTCATGTTCGTCGGCGATTCACTCAACCGGAATCAATGGGAGTCGATGATCTgcttggttcaatcgatcgcgaCGTGGAACAAGAAATCTCTCACCAAGAATGGATCGCTCAACATCTTCCGGCTCGAG GATTACAATGCGACGGTAGAGTTCTACTGGGCGCCGTTCCTGGTCGAGTCCAACTCCGACGACCCCCAAATCCACAGCATCCAGAAACGGATCATCATGCCCAAATCTATCGATAAGCACGGCGAGCACTGGAAGAACGTGGATTACCTCATCTTCAACAGCTACATCTGGTGGTTGAACACCCCCGCCATGAAAGTCCT GCGAGGATCCTTCGAGAAGGGATCGAAGAAGTATGTCGAGGTTGACCGACCAGTGGCATATCGGCGAGTGATGAATACGTGGGCGAAATGGGTGCAGAACAACGTGAATCCCAACCGAACCATGGCGTTCTTCATGAGCATGTCTCCCAACCACATCAA TAGCATGGATTGGGAAAACCCCAAGGGGATAAAGTGCGCGCTGGAGACGGAGCCGGTGGCGAACCGGACACGGCCGCTGGAGGTGGGAACGGATTGGCGGCTGTACGCGGAGGCGGAGAACGTGATCAGGAGgctgaggaggaagaaggtgccGGTGAGGTTCGTGAAGATAACGGCGATGTCGGAGTACCGGACGGAGGCGCACACGTCGGTGCACACGTTGCGGCAGGGGAAGCTGCTGACGGCAGAGCAGCAGGCGGACCCGGCCAACTTCGCCGACTGCATCCACTGGTGCCTCCCCGGCCTGCCCGACACATGGAATGAACTCCTCCACGCCCTCATTGCCGCTTCCCCTTCGCCGCATTCCTAG